A genomic region of Pristiophorus japonicus isolate sPriJap1 chromosome 20, sPriJap1.hap1, whole genome shotgun sequence contains the following coding sequences:
- the LOC139232813 gene encoding zona pellucida sperm-binding protein 3-like, which yields MATNLHTESTVHKMAGDFLVYATHLTHTPKAHGSVIVRTNGAGVPIGCRYFRKGHESSKPIKPTWIPFSSTKSGEEPLSFSIRLMAGPRVVVEQAEEGDELLGTSETEEDAPWTLTPQSLMPSPSS from the exons ATGGCTGGAGATTTCCTAGTCTACGCCACCCACCTGACCCACACCCCTAAGGCTCATGGATCGGTCATTGTGCGAACTAACGGAGCGGGCGTTCCCATTGGGTGCCGCTATTTTAG GAAGGGCCACGAGAGCAGTAAGccgatcaagcccacctggatcccgttcagctccaccaagtctggagaagAGCCTCTGTCGTTCTCTATACGCCTAATGGCTGGCCCAcgcgttgtcgtggagcaggcggaggagggtgacgaacttttggggacatctgaaacggaggaggacgctccatggaccctcacg CCTCAGTCTTTAATGCCCTCGCCCTCGTCCTAG